A portion of the Paenibacillus hamazuiensis genome contains these proteins:
- a CDS encoding transglutaminase family protein encodes MKIEISHVTRYTYEEPATDSVNEIRLTPRTNYRQSCYHHEISIEPVAALFSYEDYFGNRVHAFSVAKPHRELVIRTKATVVTHDRPLTPFNPDAGSSQLEELAGEKLRNRYIEYLLPTDYTEVTPELLEFAEELGPLADGEVYEWVRGAAAAIYRQFVYDPQATSVHTTVSEMLQLRRGVCQDFTHLLIALCRSKGIPSRYVSGYHFVGDLQGGSADFEQASHAWVEVFIPGMGWSGIDPTNNAEIGWRYVKLAHGRDYKDIVPVKGVYRGTGNQRLEVVVDVKKLGG; translated from the coding sequence ATGAAAATCGAAATCAGCCACGTCACGCGTTACACGTACGAAGAGCCGGCGACGGACAGTGTCAATGAGATCCGCTTGACCCCGCGGACGAATTACCGCCAGTCGTGCTATCATCACGAAATTTCCATTGAGCCGGTGGCGGCGCTGTTTTCGTACGAAGATTATTTCGGCAACCGGGTCCATGCCTTTTCCGTCGCCAAACCGCATCGGGAGCTGGTCATCCGCACGAAAGCGACGGTTGTCACGCATGACCGGCCGCTTACTCCGTTCAACCCGGATGCCGGCAGCTCGCAGCTGGAGGAGCTGGCCGGCGAGAAGTTGCGCAACCGCTACATCGAATATTTGCTGCCGACCGATTATACGGAGGTTACTCCTGAGCTGCTCGAGTTTGCGGAAGAGCTGGGGCCGCTTGCGGACGGGGAGGTCTACGAGTGGGTGAGGGGAGCGGCGGCGGCGATTTACCGACAGTTTGTATATGATCCGCAGGCAACCAGCGTGCATACGACCGTAAGCGAAATGCTGCAGCTGAGGCGCGGCGTATGCCAGGACTTTACCCATCTGCTCATCGCGCTTTGCCGCAGCAAGGGCATCCCTTCGCGATACGTCAGCGGGTATCATTTCGTGGGCGATCTGCAGGGCGGCAGCGCCGATTTCGAGCAGGCTTCGCATGCATGGGTCGAGGTGTTTATCCCCGGGATGGGCTGGTCCGGCATCGATCCGACGAACAACGCCGAGATCGGGTGGCGGTACGTCAAACTCGCCCACGGCAGGGATTACAAAGACATCGTGCCGGTCAAAGGCGTCTATCGGGGAACGGGAAACCAGCGGCTGGAAGTTGTCGTTGATGTTAAAAAGCTGGGCGGGTAG
- a CDS encoding alpha-E domain-containing protein, whose amino-acid sequence MLNRNAEALFWVGRYTERAENHARLIDVHYHIQQEKDGENGGEKWARLIDALGARNDYLLRYEAFTEKDVLSFLVLDTENVNSLRSCVSGARSNLRTLREMLPTELWDVLNGFYLWLGDQQVEQLLESPHGFFKRTKEWMAMFQGAEHSVMLRENEFHFMESGRFLERAENTLRILQSVSLAISEDNAAPYPYLLAVLKSVSGYQAFRRFYADAMAMESIVEFLLRSEVFPRSVFFSFDALETHLKGIELEEQGRSLPHDKAIRLSWKVKADLACMEKEDIDLSGFAGVLGDLMRAAQQIGHAMAGGFFRREEATA is encoded by the coding sequence ATGCTGAATCGGAATGCGGAAGCGTTGTTTTGGGTGGGGCGTTATACGGAAAGGGCGGAAAATCACGCGCGGCTGATCGATGTGCACTACCATATTCAGCAGGAAAAGGACGGGGAAAACGGAGGCGAGAAATGGGCCCGGCTCATCGACGCGCTTGGAGCGCGAAACGATTATTTGCTGCGGTACGAGGCGTTTACGGAGAAAGACGTGCTGTCGTTTTTGGTGCTGGATACGGAAAATGTAAATTCGCTCCGTTCGTGCGTCAGCGGGGCGCGCAGCAATCTGAGAACGCTGAGGGAAATGCTGCCGACCGAGCTGTGGGATGTGCTGAACGGCTTCTATCTGTGGCTCGGCGATCAGCAGGTGGAGCAGCTGCTCGAATCCCCTCACGGCTTCTTCAAGCGGACCAAAGAATGGATGGCGATGTTCCAAGGGGCAGAACATTCGGTCATGCTGCGCGAAAACGAGTTTCATTTCATGGAAAGCGGGCGTTTTCTGGAGCGGGCGGAAAATACGCTGCGTATCTTGCAATCGGTCAGCCTGGCCATTTCCGAGGACAATGCGGCGCCCTACCCTTATCTGCTGGCTGTGCTGAAATCGGTCAGCGGTTATCAGGCCTTCCGGCGTTTTTATGCGGACGCGATGGCCATGGAATCGATCGTCGAGTTTTTGCTGCGCAGCGAAGTGTTTCCGCGCTCGGTCTTTTTCTCGTTCGATGCGCTGGAGACGCATCTGAAGGGGATCGAGCTAGAGGAGCAGGGGCGCAGCCTGCCGCATGACAAGGCGATCCGGCTCTCCTGGAAGGTGAAAGCTGACCTCGCTTGCATGGAGAAGGAGGACATCGACCTGAGTGGCTTTGCCGGCGTGCTCGGCGACCTGATGAGGGCGGCGCAGCAGATCGGGCACGCAATGGCCGGCGGCTTTTTTCGACGCGAGGAGGCCACAGCATGA
- a CDS encoding circularly permuted type 2 ATP-grasp protein, giving the protein MSTMKPAQISPYGLQPFYDEMFQDERTVRPHYRHVHGRFSQMTADDLALKQKAIQKRMLEEGITFTLYRGAEAQPLERTIPFDLIPRVIPREEWTHLEKGLQQRVKALNLFIGDIYHRQQIVQDGIIPRSMIVANKYFRPEMMRLPVPGGVYVTTSGIDLIRNEQGDYFVLEDNLRSPSGFSYLYKSRMLMNHLFPELTLSQPIVDIEFSMNRFLSSLKSLAPSGKSDPVIALLTPGHFNSAYYEHAFLAQQMGIHLVEGRDLVAIDHKIYIRNLQGLKQVDVLYRRIDDDFLDPLAFLPHSMIGVAGIMNAYRAGNIAIANAPGTGVADDKAIYAFVPDMIRYYLNEEPVLQNVPTYLLSRPEEREYVLGRLDRMVVKETSLSGGYGMLIGPSASDEEIASFAELIRRHPDRYIAQPTVKLSRAPVLADGRLAPRHIDLRAFVLTGSGGASVIPGGLTRVALREGSLVVNSSQGGGVKDTWVLH; this is encoded by the coding sequence ATGTCCACGATGAAGCCGGCTCAGATTAGCCCATACGGCCTGCAGCCTTTTTATGACGAGATGTTTCAGGATGAAAGGACCGTTCGCCCCCATTACCGGCACGTACACGGCCGGTTTTCACAAATGACGGCGGACGACTTGGCGCTCAAGCAGAAAGCCATCCAAAAGCGGATGCTGGAGGAGGGCATCACCTTCACGCTTTACCGCGGAGCGGAAGCGCAGCCTTTGGAGCGGACGATTCCGTTCGACCTGATCCCGCGCGTCATTCCCCGCGAAGAATGGACGCATTTGGAGAAGGGGCTGCAGCAGCGGGTAAAAGCGTTGAACCTGTTTATCGGCGATATTTATCACCGGCAGCAAATCGTCCAGGACGGCATCATCCCTCGCAGCATGATTGTGGCGAACAAGTATTTTCGGCCGGAAATGATGCGGCTTCCCGTTCCGGGCGGCGTGTACGTCACCACCTCCGGCATAGATCTTATCCGTAACGAACAGGGAGATTACTTTGTGCTGGAGGACAATTTGCGCTCTCCTTCCGGGTTCTCTTATTTGTACAAAAGCCGGATGCTCATGAATCATCTGTTTCCGGAGCTCACTTTATCCCAGCCGATCGTCGATATCGAATTCAGCATGAACCGCTTTTTATCCTCGCTCAAAAGCCTGGCACCTTCCGGCAAGTCGGACCCGGTGATCGCGCTGCTAACGCCCGGCCATTTCAACTCCGCGTATTACGAGCACGCTTTTCTGGCGCAGCAGATGGGCATTCATCTCGTGGAAGGGCGCGATCTTGTTGCGATCGACCATAAAATTTACATCCGCAATCTTCAGGGCTTAAAGCAGGTCGACGTATTGTACCGCCGCATCGACGACGATTTCCTCGATCCGCTGGCGTTTTTGCCGCATTCGATGATCGGGGTCGCCGGGATCATGAACGCATACCGCGCGGGCAATATCGCGATCGCCAACGCCCCCGGCACGGGAGTGGCGGACGACAAGGCGATTTACGCATTCGTCCCGGACATGATCCGATATTATTTGAACGAGGAGCCGGTTTTGCAAAATGTACCGACCTACCTGCTGTCGCGGCCGGAAGAGCGGGAATACGTGCTCGGCCGGCTCGACCGGATGGTCGTCAAGGAGACGTCGCTGTCCGGCGGCTACGGCATGCTGATCGGTCCGTCGGCAAGCGACGAGGAGATCGCGTCCTTCGCCGAGCTGATTCGGCGACATCCGGACCGTTACATCGCCCAGCCGACGGTGAAGCTGTCGCGCGCTCCGGTGCTGGCGGACGGGCGGCTTGCGCCGCGGCACATCGATTTGCGCGCCTTCGTGCTGACGGGCAGCGGCGGGGCGAGCGTCATTCCCGGCGGGCTGACCCGGGTGGCGCTGCGGGAAGGGTCGCTTGTCGTCAATTCCTCGCAGGGCGGCGGCGTGAAGGATACGTGGGTGCTTCATTAA
- a CDS encoding UDP-glucose--hexose-1-phosphate uridylyltransferase → MTTGINPQLRLETAKNIERLVQFGVSRKLLDPLDVYAARNALLDMLAIGEPYEGDLEEPAPESPVGVLEALLDYAAEVGILEDNNTTLRDLLDARLMGALMPRQSEVAARFWHTARQAGTEQATDEFYRLCIDSNYIRMDRIAKNLYWLAPTEYGDLEITVNLSKPEKDPREIAMLKNAPSSHYPKCLLCVDNVGYAGRLNHPARQNLRVVPLMLDGEPWFFQFSPYVYYNEHSIVFDREHRPMKISQHTFYRLLDFIEQFPHYFIGSNADLPIVGGSILNHDHFQGGNHRFAMEKAPVEAAYAHPDYPNLKAGIVRWPMSVIRLSSHNKLQLLRLAGDILEAWRGYSDPECDIYAHTKGEDGTETPHNTITPIARNNASGEYELDLVLRNNRTSTEHPDGIFHPHQELHHIKKENIGLIEVMGLAVLPGRLKEELEAIAGILQGDTELLAAMTDDPQHGLHMHAEWARELTAKYGTSLTAQAAMQAVRHEVGSKYAQVLHDAGVYKRTEQGQQGFHRFLEGLGFRSL, encoded by the coding sequence ATGACAACAGGAATCAATCCCCAGCTACGGCTGGAGACGGCCAAAAACATCGAGAGGCTGGTGCAGTTCGGCGTGAGCCGCAAGCTTCTGGATCCTCTCGACGTATACGCGGCGCGCAATGCGCTGCTCGATATGCTCGCGATCGGCGAGCCCTATGAGGGAGATCTCGAGGAGCCGGCGCCGGAAAGCCCGGTCGGCGTCCTCGAGGCGCTGCTTGATTATGCGGCCGAAGTCGGCATTCTCGAGGACAACAACACGACGCTGCGCGACCTGCTCGACGCCCGCCTGATGGGCGCGCTCATGCCGCGCCAGTCGGAGGTGGCGGCGCGCTTTTGGCATACGGCGCGGCAGGCGGGAACGGAGCAGGCGACGGATGAGTTTTACCGGCTGTGCATCGACTCCAACTACATTCGCATGGACCGCATCGCGAAAAATTTGTACTGGCTTGCACCGACCGAATACGGCGATCTGGAGATCACCGTAAACCTGTCGAAGCCGGAGAAGGACCCGCGGGAAATCGCGATGCTGAAAAATGCGCCGTCCAGCCATTATCCGAAATGCCTGCTCTGCGTCGACAATGTCGGGTATGCGGGACGCCTGAATCACCCGGCGCGGCAAAACCTGCGGGTCGTGCCGCTGATGCTTGACGGCGAGCCGTGGTTTTTCCAATTCTCTCCGTATGTGTACTACAACGAGCATTCGATCGTTTTCGACCGGGAGCACCGGCCGATGAAAATATCGCAGCATACGTTTTACCGTCTGCTTGATTTCATCGAACAGTTCCCGCATTATTTCATCGGTTCGAACGCCGATTTGCCGATCGTCGGAGGGTCGATCTTGAATCACGATCATTTTCAGGGCGGCAATCACCGCTTCGCGATGGAAAAAGCGCCGGTGGAAGCGGCTTACGCCCACCCCGATTACCCGAACCTGAAAGCCGGCATCGTGCGCTGGCCGATGTCGGTCATCCGCCTCTCGAGCCACAACAAGCTGCAGCTGCTCCGGCTGGCGGGCGATATTCTTGAAGCGTGGCGCGGCTACAGCGATCCGGAATGCGATATCTACGCGCACACGAAGGGAGAAGACGGCACGGAGACGCCGCACAATACGATCACGCCGATTGCGCGCAATAACGCAAGCGGCGAATACGAGCTGGACCTCGTGCTGCGCAACAACCGGACCAGCACCGAGCATCCGGACGGCATTTTTCACCCGCATCAGGAGCTTCACCATATAAAGAAGGAAAACATCGGCCTGATCGAGGTGATGGGGTTGGCGGTGCTGCCGGGCCGGCTCAAGGAGGAGCTGGAGGCGATCGCCGGCATTTTGCAAGGAGATACGGAGCTTCTTGCGGCTATGACGGACGATCCTCAGCACGGGCTGCACATGCACGCCGAATGGGCGCGAGAGCTGACCGCGAAGTACGGCACTTCGCTTACGGCGCAAGCCGCCATGCAGGCGGTGCGGCACGAGGTCGGAAGCAAATACGCGCAAGTGCTGCACGACGCCGGGGTCTACAAGCGGACGGAGCAAGGGCAGCAAGGATTTCACCGCTTTTTGGAAGGGCTTGGCTTCCGGAGCTTGTAA
- the galE gene encoding UDP-glucose 4-epimerase GalE gives MAIMVTGGAGYIGSHAVAELLARGEEVVVVDNLQQGHREAVLGGKLYVGDLRDKDFMGSVFKENEIEAVIHFAANSLVGESMQNPAKYYHNNVYGTLCLLEAMNEHGVKKIVFSSTAATYGEPERVPIQENDRTLPTNAYGETKLAMEKMMKWFDTAHGIKYVSLRYFNAAGAHESGRIGEDHDPETHLIPIILQVALGQREHISVFGDDYDTPDGTCIRDYIHVSDLADAHVLAVEKLRRGGDSGIYNLGNGKGFSVNEVIEIARRVTGHPIPAVVQARRAGDPAVLVASSERCRAELGWQPKRDSLENIIASAWAWHQAHPQGYASK, from the coding sequence ATGGCCATTATGGTTACAGGCGGAGCCGGGTATATCGGCTCCCATGCGGTAGCGGAGCTGCTGGCGCGCGGCGAAGAGGTCGTTGTCGTCGACAATCTGCAGCAGGGACACCGCGAGGCGGTGCTCGGCGGCAAGCTGTATGTCGGAGACCTGCGCGATAAAGATTTTATGGGTTCGGTGTTCAAGGAAAACGAGATCGAGGCCGTCATTCATTTTGCCGCCAACTCGCTTGTGGGCGAGAGCATGCAAAACCCGGCCAAATATTACCATAACAACGTATACGGCACGCTTTGCCTGCTGGAAGCGATGAACGAGCACGGCGTGAAGAAAATCGTGTTTTCGTCGACGGCGGCGACCTACGGGGAACCGGAACGCGTGCCGATTCAGGAGAACGACCGTACGCTGCCGACGAACGCATACGGCGAGACGAAGCTGGCGATGGAAAAGATGATGAAGTGGTTCGACACGGCCCATGGCATCAAATACGTCTCGCTGCGCTACTTCAATGCTGCCGGGGCGCATGAGAGCGGCCGCATCGGCGAGGATCACGACCCGGAAACGCATCTGATTCCGATCATCCTGCAGGTGGCGCTCGGCCAGCGCGAGCATATCTCAGTGTTCGGCGACGATTACGACACGCCGGACGGCACGTGCATCCGCGATTACATTCACGTGAGCGACCTTGCCGACGCGCACGTGCTCGCTGTCGAGAAGCTGCGCCGCGGCGGAGACAGCGGCATTTACAACCTCGGCAACGGCAAAGGTTTTTCCGTAAACGAGGTGATCGAGATCGCCCGCCGGGTAACGGGGCATCCGATTCCGGCGGTAGTCCAGGCGCGCCGCGCCGGCGATCCGGCGGTGCTGGTGGCGTCCTCGGAGCGGTGCCGGGCGGAGCTCGGCTGGCAGCCGAAGCGGGACAGCCTGGAGAACATCATTGCGTCGGCATGGGCGTGGCACCAGGCTCATCCGCAAGGCTACGCGTCGAAGTAA
- a CDS encoding galactokinase: MADVQMLKSKFNEWFGESAEPVRAFLAPGRVNLIGEHTDYNGGYVFPGALTFGTTMLIRRRPDDQLSFASTNFPLRQQISIRDIEFRKEHEWINYPKGVIRELQQRGVTVHGYDILYHGEIPNGSGLSSSASIEVVTAYGIQAMEGVSAIDKVQAALLSQKAENEFMGVQCGIMDQFAVAMGKENHAILLMCDTLEYEHVPFESGAYKLVIGNTNKKRGLVDSAYNERRAQCEQAVQDLQAAFPELKLLGQLTLEQFNEHAHLIQSGIVRKRAKHVVEEIDRVKQAVQVLRAGDLAAFGKLMNGSHESLRDLYEVTGAELDAMVEAAWQVPGVLGARMTGAGFGGCTVSLVHEDSVERFIDKVGKEYTEKTGLVADFYVCQIGDGVKEIKI; encoded by the coding sequence ATGGCAGATGTTCAAATGCTTAAAAGCAAGTTTAACGAATGGTTCGGGGAAAGCGCGGAACCGGTACGGGCTTTCCTCGCGCCGGGACGCGTCAATCTGATCGGAGAGCACACGGATTATAACGGCGGCTACGTGTTTCCGGGAGCGCTGACGTTCGGAACGACGATGTTGATCCGCAGGCGCCCGGACGATCAGCTGTCGTTTGCTTCCACCAATTTTCCATTGCGCCAACAAATTTCCATTCGCGATATTGAATTCCGCAAGGAGCACGAATGGATCAACTACCCGAAGGGAGTCATCCGCGAGCTGCAGCAGCGAGGCGTGACGGTACACGGCTACGATATTTTGTACCATGGCGAAATTCCGAACGGCTCCGGCCTGTCGTCGTCGGCATCCATTGAGGTCGTCACGGCGTACGGTATCCAGGCGATGGAGGGCGTAAGTGCGATCGACAAGGTGCAGGCGGCGCTGCTGTCGCAAAAGGCGGAGAACGAATTCATGGGAGTCCAATGCGGTATCATGGACCAGTTTGCGGTGGCGATGGGCAAGGAAAACCATGCGATCCTGCTTATGTGCGACACGCTCGAATACGAGCATGTGCCGTTTGAGAGCGGAGCGTATAAGCTGGTCATCGGCAATACGAACAAGAAGCGCGGGCTCGTCGATTCGGCGTATAACGAGAGAAGAGCGCAGTGCGAGCAGGCGGTGCAGGATTTGCAGGCGGCGTTTCCGGAGCTCAAGCTGCTCGGCCAGCTGACGCTGGAGCAGTTTAACGAGCATGCGCATCTGATTCAGAGCGGCATCGTCCGCAAACGCGCGAAACATGTCGTGGAGGAAATCGACCGCGTGAAGCAAGCCGTGCAGGTGCTGCGTGCAGGTGATCTGGCTGCGTTCGGCAAGCTGATGAACGGCTCGCACGAGTCGCTTCGCGATTTGTACGAAGTGACGGGGGCGGAGCTCGACGCGATGGTCGAAGCGGCCTGGCAGGTGCCCGGCGTGCTCGGCGCGCGGATGACCGGCGCCGGCTTCGGCGGCTGCACCGTGTCGCTCGTGCATGAGGACAGCGTCGAACGTTTCATCGATAAAGTGGGCAAAGAGTATACGGAAAAAACCGGGCTGGTCGCGGATTTCTACGTGTGCCAAATCGGGGACGGCGTCAAGGAAATCAAGATCTAG
- a CDS encoding AraC family transcriptional regulator: MSRAESYYVVSNPQTVASDDLAVLFTGFSQTAAGHKLGPKVFDYFLLHHIESGRGRFTSHGQTHSLEAGDSFFIEPGKLVSYEADAGDPWFYRWLAFKGPKAAELLRSAGITPQQPIAHTGDDPRVPELLDRLRAVFQERSASSHLKACGLLHLILAEYAEALHPLHALPEEAATAGEKAVQQAIRFMTAQYAEPITMEMMADNLGYNRAYLSTLFRKATGMTPITFLLKHRLEKARLLLRERQELTVEQIAASVGFHDPLYFSKQFKRWFGMAPTEYRQSMKKL; this comes from the coding sequence TTGTCCCGAGCCGAAAGCTATTATGTGGTCTCCAATCCCCAGACCGTCGCTTCGGACGACCTGGCCGTGCTGTTTACCGGCTTCAGCCAAACGGCCGCCGGCCATAAGCTCGGGCCGAAGGTGTTCGATTATTTTTTGCTGCATCACATCGAATCGGGCCGGGGACGCTTCACCAGCCACGGGCAGACGCATTCGCTTGAAGCCGGCGACAGCTTTTTCATCGAGCCGGGCAAGCTGGTCAGCTATGAAGCGGATGCCGGCGACCCGTGGTTTTACCGCTGGCTCGCCTTCAAGGGGCCCAAGGCGGCCGAGCTGCTTAGAAGCGCAGGCATCACCCCGCAGCAGCCGATCGCCCATACCGGCGACGATCCGCGCGTGCCGGAGCTGCTGGACCGGCTGCGCGCCGTGTTTCAGGAGCGTTCGGCGAGCTCGCATTTGAAGGCTTGCGGCCTGCTTCATCTGATTCTCGCCGAGTACGCCGAGGCGCTTCATCCGCTGCACGCGCTGCCCGAGGAAGCCGCGACCGCCGGAGAGAAAGCCGTTCAGCAGGCGATCCGGTTCATGACGGCGCAATATGCCGAGCCGATCACAATGGAGATGATGGCGGACAACCTCGGGTACAACCGCGCCTATTTGTCGACGCTGTTCCGCAAAGCGACCGGGATGACGCCGATCACGTTCCTGCTCAAGCACCGGCTCGAGAAAGCGCGGCTGCTGCTGCGCGAAAGACAGGAGCTGACGGTCGAGCAAATCGCCGCTTCGGTCGGCTTCCACGACCCGCTTTATTTTTCCAAGCAGTTCAAACGATGGTTTGGGATGGCCCCGACCGAATACCGCCAGTCGATGAAAAAGCTGTAG